The Raphanus sativus cultivar WK10039 chromosome 6, ASM80110v3, whole genome shotgun sequence sequence atatatattcgcaTTTTCCTGTTTATGATTGACCCACAAAAATGCAGTCTAAAATGGTGGACTACATCCTTGGCGTCTCTGATCCCTTGCAATGGCACTCTGAGGTCAGTCTCTCAAGAAAGCCACAAACTTTTTCAATAGATTAGAGAAGCTATTTTAAGCTAGCGGATTTTTAACTATTGTTTGTCATCGTGTGAATCAAGAATCTGAAGATGAATTCAGATCACTATGCTTCATGGATGGTTCACCTTGGTGGAGCCAGGCTGGTatgtttctctccattctcaCATACTCTACCATTGCTTAAGTGAACACTGTGCACACACTCTTTTCACAGATCACGGAAGTTGCGGATAAAGTAGGTGTTGGAGTTCACTTCAACCCATTTGTCAGCTGGAACGACAGGGTAATGAACTTCCAGAGAAACTGTGGGATTGTCTGAAAACCTAATGAACAATCTTGTGTATTTCATATGTTTACGTTCTGCTCTATTTGATCATATTGTATGTAATTTGAAATTCGTTTTTGCTTGCATGATTTAATTTCCCTTGTGAAGCTGTTTGCAGAAGCTCAAGTATGGGGTTGTTCGGATGAATGACCTAGTACAGGACATACTGGACTGGAACAGATTCTACTTGAGTGGCCGTTTACAGAAACCGGTATCTCAGTTTCTTGGTCTTCTCACTGATAACCGTGCAAGGATCGTGAGATGTATAATAGGGAAGTGCCTCTTGGTTGCAGGTTCACTTGCTTGTTGATAATCTGGACATAGAAGACGTGAACTCTGTTAATAAGAGAGCCGCAGTATCTGCAGCCCTTCTTCTCTTGCCATCAAAATTCACCGAGGTTAGAGTTTCTGTTCAGTGCTCAAATGAAGTTCTATGAGACTGTACACTATATATAACTCACAGAACTCTGGTATGCAGGAAGATCTGTACGCCAAAATATGCAGCCTTTCTTACATGGGAGACTTGCGAATGCTTTTTGCTGAGGACACTAATAAGGTGAGAGAACCTTGTCCTGTTCTTGAGTACAtcacattgtgaatattgttctCACAAACAtgttaatgtaatttttttcgGATGAAAGGTTTCTGATCCATTAGTTCAATCTCCTGTCTTTTAGGTGAACAAGATTGTGAAGGGGCAATTTGATCTTTTCCAGTCAATGTATAAGCCTTTTCTTGAAGACTGCCAGACCAAAAACTTGCTGAGATTCTCATCTGCTGAAACTAATTTAGTTCAGGTACACACAGCTCATAGCTGTTATATACATACTGTATGTGGTTGGTTCAATCATGAGATTATTTCAGTCACTGTTCTGATATTGATCCTTAACAACTTGTGGACAGGACTCAAGCCTTTCAGCATCACGCTCTCTGGTCTCTTCTCTCCCTGCATCAGTAAGAAGCCAAATGGGGAAGTTACTTGGGGAAAAGAAAATCTTGAGCGAGACCGGTACCAACTctgacctctctctctctctagttatATGAAAGGAAATGGAGGAATAATAATTGATGGTTGAAATGGTAAATAGGTAGAGTTTCAGGGGAAGTTTGTATAGGTTCAAGAGAAGTAGCAGCGAGATGTATGGAGAAGGTAATGAAGCGAAGGGTAATGGTTTCAAGTGCCAGACAGGCTGTGTCTGGTTTCTTGGCTGCTGGAGCTATTAATGCAACAATGTATCTTTCCCAGAAAATGCGCAAAGCTTGGAATTCTCGGTCATGAAAGGGTTTTAGATGAACTGTTAGTTGAAGAAAGTAGATCTTGCCACCATTAAGTTGATGatcattctttctttttcttcttcttttttggttttgaagtaacaacttttctttttgtgttgaTGGTTATGTCTTCTGATGTCATAGATGAGAGAAATATAGAAGCAAACACATCAATCTACTatcattttatcatttttatgttCTTACTTCAGACTCACACACAAGAAGGGAAGCCCATCTATACAACTATACAAGTTAGTTCAAtctctttgtatttttttttggtggttCAGTATAGAGTCGCAACATGTTCTTAAACATAATGGGAGAGAATCTGTGCTTCTTAAGATATGTTTAAAGTTTTGGAGAAATTTTTTTGTTGGTCACTAGATTCTATCTAGTGTCGAGATAGTGAATATAAGTTGGTTTAGTAAGAATAGCTTTAAATTAAGGGTATGAAATAAATTAAGACCTCTTGAATCAACCATTCTATAtttcgtgtgtgtgtgtgtgttcatGCAACTTTTGGTTCATGAGTTTTGCCCAAAATGCATTCAG is a genomic window containing:
- the LOC108809098 gene encoding uncharacterized protein LOC108809098 isoform X3, producing MVHLGGARLITEVADKVGVGVHFNPFVSWNDRKLKYGVVRMNDLVQDILDWNRFYLSGRLQKPVHLLVDNLDIEDVNSVNKRAAVSAALLLLPSKFTEEDLYAKICSLSYMGDLRMLFAEDTNKVNKIVKGQFDLFQSMYKPFLEDCQTKNLLRFSSAETNLVQDSSLSASRSLVSSLPASVRSQMGKLLGEKKILSETGRVSGEVCIGSREVAARCMEKVMKRRVMVSSARQAVSGFLAAGAINATMYLSQKMRKAWNSRS
- the LOC108809098 gene encoding uncharacterized protein LOC108809098 isoform X2, which codes for METSQRDELSSFLTVLPPVDFCCVYGSTLHPNNQDKSKMVDYILGVSDPLQWHSENLKMNSDHYASWMVHLGGARLITEVADKVGVGVHFNPFVSWNDRKLKYGVVRMNDLVQDILDWNRFYLSGRLQKPVHLLVDNLDIEDVNSVNKRAAVSAALLLLPSKFTEEDLYAKICSLSYMGDLRMLFAEDTNKVNKIVKGQFDLFQSMYKPFLEDCQTKNLLRFSSAETNLVQDSSLSASRSLVSSLPASVRSQMGKLLGEKKILSETGRVSGEVCIGSREVAARCMEKVMKRRVMVSSARQAVSGFLAAGAINATMYLSQKMRKAWNSRS
- the LOC108809098 gene encoding uncharacterized protein LOC108809098 isoform X4, producing the protein MNDLVQDILDWNRFYLSGRLQKPVHLLVDNLDIEDVNSVNKRAAVSAALLLLPSKFTEEDLYAKICSLSYMGDLRMLFAEDTNKVNKIVKGQFDLFQSMYKPFLEDCQTKNLLRFSSAETNLVQDSSLSASRSLVSSLPASVRSQMGKLLGEKKILSETGRVSGEVCIGSREVAARCMEKVMKRRVMVSSARQAVSGFLAAGAINATMYLSQKMRKAWNSRS
- the LOC108809098 gene encoding uncharacterized protein LOC108809098 isoform X1: MYWGLRKLQTLNGVKLFVFDLHRLQSQRRQELGNMETSQRDELSSFLTVLPPVDFCCVYGSTLHPNNQDKSKMVDYILGVSDPLQWHSENLKMNSDHYASWMVHLGGARLITEVADKVGVGVHFNPFVSWNDRKLKYGVVRMNDLVQDILDWNRFYLSGRLQKPVHLLVDNLDIEDVNSVNKRAAVSAALLLLPSKFTEEDLYAKICSLSYMGDLRMLFAEDTNKVNKIVKGQFDLFQSMYKPFLEDCQTKNLLRFSSAETNLVQDSSLSASRSLVSSLPASVRSQMGKLLGEKKILSETGRVSGEVCIGSREVAARCMEKVMKRRVMVSSARQAVSGFLAAGAINATMYLSQKMRKAWNSRS